The Candidatus Bathyarchaeota archaeon DNA window TTTGAATCCTTTAAACACGTTGTTGCCCATGTTGAACAGTACGGGCTTATCCTCCTCGGATACGTAGGCCGTAAGGATCTCGCCGACGAAGATGGTATGGTCTCCGGTGTCGAGAGATGCCACGACCCTACACTCCATATTAACGGTCGCCTCTCCTATCAGCGGAGGCTTAACGTACTTAGCTTTTACAGGCGTAAGCCCCGTGGCTTTAAACTTGTCGACATCCCTGCCCGAGCGGGTTCCACAGAACATGATAGCGTCTTCCATACCCTCACTCGGGAATGCTACCACAAACTCTCGCGTCTCAGATATGAGCTTATGGCT harbors:
- a CDS encoding flavin reductase family protein, whose product is MLKEVSVEEAWRRKYPERTVLVVSVDKKGRPNIITLGWNMPTSGSPPMVAISIGHGRYSHKLISETREFVVAFPSEGMEDAIMFCGTRSGRDVDKFKATGLTPVKAKYVKPPLIGEATVNMECRVVASLDTGDHTIFVGEILTAYVSEEDKPVLFNMGNNVFKGFKCW